Proteins from a genomic interval of Clostridium scatologenes:
- a CDS encoding restriction endonuclease subunit S, producing MKKLSELVGLVSGSPQFRITEVFDEKTPLFTYYSQTDLTDNLVGIISKDVDNKQVRTNDKVNTLCHGDVVFSLITGTATMVGKEHQGYLYTQNYVKLSPSHNIDSKFLVYLINENKTIRKQFALGLQGSQVLKYTLKQLKELEIPKIPSIDKQKIIGQVYFNQLRLQALRNRVAELETKIRLSKLEEASER from the coding sequence ATGAAAAAGTTAAGTGAATTAGTTGGTTTAGTAAGTGGATCGCCTCAGTTTAGAATTACTGAAGTGTTTGATGAGAAAACACCACTTTTTACTTATTATAGTCAAACAGATTTAACAGATAATTTGGTTGGTATTATTTCAAAGGATGTTGATAATAAACAAGTTAGAACCAATGATAAAGTAAATACCTTATGTCATGGTGATGTGGTGTTTAGTTTAATCACTGGAACTGCCACGATGGTAGGAAAAGAGCATCAGGGATATCTTTATACGCAAAACTATGTTAAGTTATCACCTAGCCATAACATTGATTCAAAGTTTTTGGTTTATCTCATTAATGAAAACAAAACAATCAGGAAACAGTTTGCGTTGGGATTGCAAGGTTCGCAAGTTTTAAAATATACTCTCAAGCAACTTAAAGAGCTTGAAATACCGAAAATACCTTCCATAGATAAGCAAAAAATTATAGGACAAGTCTATTTTAATCAGTTAAGACTGCAAGCACTTAGAAATAGAGTAGCAGAACTTGAAACAAAAATCAGATTATCCAAGTTAGAGGAGGCAAGTGAGAGATGA
- a CDS encoding DNA-directed RNA polymerase subunit alpha C-terminal domain-containing protein codes for MPNLYTRNLEIVHKAKEGKTCEELAKEYNLCCAAITFIIKKHKEFEAYCNEMETLKAKNEINEETKLYDLSKLLKFDTRSIKALVYKNIKSIDKLLALSEEDIYTIRSLGKASQKYVKECIIEYREKMNQHANLFGIDINNTKKVTDNLEESLIQKSVIEPEVSIKANREYIYKLIRAVDNGQVDSRFLEKEISKEFDRIENINKELLRTLINLQKSRNMP; via the coding sequence ATGCCTAATCTTTATACACGAAATTTAGAAATTGTACATAAAGCTAAGGAAGGTAAAACATGTGAAGAATTAGCTAAAGAATATAATCTATGTTGTGCAGCAATTACTTTTATAATTAAAAAGCATAAAGAATTTGAGGCTTACTGCAATGAGATGGAAACTTTAAAAGCCAAAAATGAAATAAATGAAGAAACAAAGTTATATGATTTATCTAAGCTATTAAAGTTTGATACTAGAAGTATTAAGGCTTTAGTTTATAAAAATATTAAAAGTATAGATAAGCTTTTAGCATTAAGTGAAGAAGATATTTATACAATAAGAAGTCTTGGTAAAGCGAGCCAAAAATATGTAAAAGAATGTATAATTGAATACAGAGAAAAAATGAATCAACATGCTAATTTATTTGGGATAGATATTAATAATACGAAAAAAGTTACAGACAATCTTGAAGAATCATTAATTCAAAAATCAGTAATTGAGCCAGAAGTAAGTATAAAGGCTAATAGAGAATATATTTATAAACTTATTAGAGCTGTAGATAATGGACAAGTTGATTCAAGATTTTTAGAAAAAGAAATAAGTAAAGAATTTGATAGAATAGAAAATATAAATAAAGAATTATTGAGGACTTTAATAAATTTGCAAAAGTCTAGAAATATGCCCTGA
- a CDS encoding Na+/H+ antiporter yields MFTYILILLICILCSNIISRFIPFLSVPIVQIAMGALISIIYSEFKIELDPHTFLVMFIAPLLFCDGKKADKRSLWKQKKNILLMALALVAVTVILVGLLINQLIPAISLPAAFALAAALSPTDYVAVSALSKKISLPKRIIHLIEGEGLMNDASGLVCFKFALAAAVTGTFSLFNATTNFLMVSIGGIIAGLVLEHILINFERWIKNLGMEDTTVEILLQILTPYIIYIISEEVFKVSGILAVVVAGMVFSLSSKRLRTKNAKLNAVSSNTWSVIVYILNGFIFIIVGLQLPNIIKTAFKETSINNMMAIIDVLLITLALLVIRFLWVIFMYKFGGEKCDVKEDKFKFHAALLTSLSGVRGGVTLATVLSIPLILDNGEEFPQRTIILFLAVGVILATLLIATFILPIFAKKDKTEDINWSEALNKAQIKVWIDTINKLKLEIDNKKYIHFTINEYRYRINQLKHGNSYYKNWNRSSKEYKKWMILFYKKEIENTKKLLKEEKIEESTAHAYEKEVRNKIKLISSVEGFSLLVKETLERISLYILNIRRIRDIIREMQNKKKSKQHLRDIALKELHSTNAEYIIEYAKSNITSENEETLKEIILYYQGVYLISNRLRLAKINKYEKKKADIKAMQLERNVIQLLFENGEISWNIASVLRKNLNYIESDLLR; encoded by the coding sequence ATGTTTACATATATTTTAATACTATTAATATGTATTTTATGCTCAAATATAATAAGTAGGTTTATACCATTCTTATCTGTACCTATAGTACAAATTGCAATGGGAGCATTAATTTCAATAATATATTCTGAATTCAAAATTGAGCTTGATCCACATACATTCTTAGTAATGTTCATTGCTCCGCTTCTTTTCTGCGATGGAAAAAAAGCAGATAAAAGGTCATTATGGAAACAAAAGAAAAATATACTTTTGATGGCATTAGCTTTAGTTGCTGTAACAGTAATATTAGTTGGATTACTTATAAATCAGTTAATACCAGCTATTTCATTACCAGCAGCATTTGCACTTGCAGCAGCTTTATCACCAACGGATTATGTTGCCGTAAGTGCACTTTCAAAAAAGATTTCGCTTCCAAAGAGGATAATACATCTTATAGAAGGTGAAGGCCTTATGAATGATGCATCAGGACTTGTATGTTTTAAATTTGCATTAGCAGCAGCAGTAACTGGAACATTTTCATTGTTTAATGCAACTACAAATTTTTTAATGGTGTCTATTGGAGGAATTATTGCTGGACTAGTTTTAGAACACATTCTAATTAACTTTGAACGATGGATAAAAAATCTTGGAATGGAAGACACTACAGTTGAAATTTTACTTCAAATTCTAACTCCATATATAATATATATTATATCGGAAGAAGTATTTAAAGTTTCAGGTATATTAGCTGTTGTTGTGGCTGGAATGGTATTTTCATTATCATCTAAAAGATTAAGAACCAAAAATGCAAAATTAAATGCAGTATCATCCAATACATGGTCTGTTATAGTATATATTCTAAATGGATTTATATTTATAATAGTTGGATTACAATTACCTAATATAATTAAAACTGCGTTTAAAGAAACTTCAATAAATAACATGATGGCTATTATAGATGTTTTATTAATAACATTGGCTTTACTTGTAATTAGATTTTTGTGGGTTATATTTATGTATAAATTTGGGGGAGAAAAATGTGATGTAAAAGAAGATAAGTTTAAGTTTCATGCTGCTCTTTTAACTTCACTTTCAGGAGTAAGAGGAGGAGTTACATTAGCTACAGTTCTTTCAATTCCTTTAATATTGGATAATGGAGAAGAATTTCCACAAAGAACAATTATTTTATTTTTGGCTGTTGGAGTAATTTTAGCTACTCTTCTTATTGCAACTTTTATATTGCCTATATTTGCTAAAAAGGATAAAACTGAAGACATAAATTGGTCCGAAGCCTTGAATAAAGCACAAATAAAGGTTTGGATTGATACTATAAATAAATTAAAATTAGAAATTGATAACAAAAAATATATTCATTTTACCATAAATGAATATAGGTATCGTATTAATCAATTAAAACATGGAAATTCTTATTATAAGAACTGGAATAGAAGTAGCAAAGAATATAAGAAGTGGATGATCTTATTCTATAAAAAGGAAATTGAAAATACTAAAAAATTATTAAAGGAAGAAAAAATAGAGGAGTCAACTGCACATGCTTATGAAAAAGAAGTTAGAAATAAAATAAAATTAATATCATCTGTAGAAGGCTTTTCACTATTAGTAAAAGAAACATTGGAAAGAATCTCCCTATATATACTTAATATAAGGAGAATTAGGGATATAATAAGAGAAATGCAAAACAAAAAGAAAAGTAAGCAGCATTTAAGGGATATAGCACTCAAAGAACTTCATTCCACTAATGCTGAATACATAATAGAATATGCTAAATCTAATATTACATCTGAAAATGAAGAAACGCTTAAGGAAATAATTTTATATTATCAAGGGGTGTATTTGATATCAAACAGGCTTAGATTAGCAAAAATAAATAAATATGAAAAGAAAAAAGCTGATATTAAGGCAATGCAATTAGAAAGGAATGTTATACAATTGTTATTTGAAAATGGAGAGATTAGTTGGAATATAGCATCTGTACTCAGAAAAAATTTAAATTATATTGAAAGTGATTTATTAAGATAA
- a CDS encoding type I restriction endonuclease subunit R, giving the protein MNEEQFETELIQYITSGTITKPEHLEGISDFMVSEKSADYVVKTKLWKYEPKIKTTEKLWDNFKDIIERHNQNTLDHPLSTVEFNQVKKIISDIQTPYEAGQFLYGLNGVSQIEIDLDDGRHVFLTVFDQKQIGAGDTVYQVVNQIERPAVIIGKQDRRFDTTLLINGLPIIQIEEKRNTHDVNEALNQMHQYSEENQYGDIFSTLQILVAITPNNVKYMANTTPDKFNKDFAFNWQRKSDNTIVRNWKEFADSMLSIPMAHQMATNYMILDGTKNNQMLKVMRPYQVYATQNVIESLKRVDFELGTNKVGYIWHTTGSGKTITSFKTAWLASRMPKIDKVVFVVDRITLTKQTNEKYNAYDPDASEDVIGSVENTNNTTDLSRKLKSKDNNIIVTSVQKLDTLVKRKSFKSPDKNIVFIVDEAHRSTGSENFEKIQKAFKNSAWVGYTGTPMFDETTNGMRTEDVFGPLLHAYTIREAIADRNVLGFKVDFETTIDEEQMKLKYLPNFYRERYPKWTEEKIIEKINNISQEDMDDAVEASFYDENPDHIKLVVEDIFKNWRNRSNEGKYNALFTTHVGGGKASIPMAMMYFNEFRRVNAENMKNGGQTLKVAVTFSQNSSNNDSMLDTNKGLHDAIKAYNKEFHTSFGMDDVAGYTQDVTSRLDKTAKDKKFLDIVIVVDQLLTGFDAPELNTLYVDRTLKGAGLIQAYSRTNRIADMQEKPWGRIVNYRWPAQNEKLMNQALAIYANKASAILSEDEQRNSNQKDGIIAKPFEDVFNEVKEVVEKLGSLTNEFQQLPPSEKQKEYMLDLLRDYNVGMAKLKQYSPEEVDGNAVGFNYENPDELVEKLGMTSEEETMLTTVLTNELKQHISKEKKIPFYQIELKMTHVKDVKIDYDYLTELVEKLLNQVHDGKKQEAQVTKEKIDQFANGLEDRNYAAKIMNAAIAIIKGYFPPEGSNLKYPVKLRDSEQIIQAANNVSLDRMFLDFRVKWGITDIITSAQMRELFSRHRYGMQDLDDTGQIRDIIAKATVDYKTLAHSEEVQALSKIKYRNGLRDAIYELADELVEN; this is encoded by the coding sequence ATGAATGAAGAGCAATTTGAAACTGAGTTAATACAATATATTACCAGTGGAACTATAACTAAACCTGAACACCTAGAAGGAATTAGCGACTTTATGGTTAGTGAAAAGTCTGCTGATTATGTTGTAAAAACAAAGCTGTGGAAGTATGAACCAAAAATTAAAACTACGGAAAAGCTTTGGGATAACTTTAAAGATATTATTGAGAGGCACAATCAAAATACACTTGATCATCCATTAAGTACTGTGGAATTTAATCAAGTTAAAAAGATTATATCTGATATTCAAACACCATATGAAGCTGGACAATTTTTATATGGACTTAATGGTGTATCTCAAATCGAAATTGATTTAGATGACGGTCGTCACGTGTTTTTAACGGTTTTCGATCAAAAACAAATTGGTGCTGGAGACACAGTATATCAAGTAGTTAATCAAATTGAACGTCCTGCAGTTATCATAGGAAAACAAGATCGTCGTTTTGATACTACACTTCTTATTAATGGTTTACCTATAATACAAATTGAAGAAAAACGTAATACACATGATGTCAATGAAGCACTAAATCAAATGCATCAATATTCCGAAGAAAACCAATATGGTGATATTTTTTCTACTTTACAAATATTGGTGGCAATTACACCAAATAACGTGAAATATATGGCGAATACTACACCGGATAAATTTAATAAGGACTTTGCTTTTAACTGGCAGCGTAAAAGTGATAATACCATTGTGCGTAATTGGAAAGAGTTTGCTGATTCAATGTTAAGTATTCCAATGGCACATCAGATGGCTACTAATTATATGATTTTGGATGGCACAAAAAATAATCAAATGTTAAAGGTAATGCGTCCATATCAAGTATATGCTACTCAGAATGTAATTGAAAGTTTAAAACGAGTTGATTTTGAACTGGGAACAAATAAAGTAGGTTATATATGGCATACCACTGGTTCTGGTAAAACTATAACTAGTTTCAAAACAGCTTGGCTTGCAAGCCGTATGCCTAAAATTGATAAAGTTGTTTTCGTTGTAGATAGAATTACTTTAACAAAGCAAACAAATGAAAAATATAATGCATATGATCCAGATGCAAGTGAAGATGTGATTGGTAGTGTTGAAAATACTAATAATACTACCGACTTGAGTCGTAAGCTAAAGAGTAAGGATAATAATATCATTGTTACTTCTGTTCAAAAGCTTGATACTTTAGTGAAACGCAAATCTTTTAAATCACCTGATAAAAATATTGTATTTATCGTGGATGAGGCACATCGTTCAACTGGTAGTGAAAATTTTGAAAAGATACAAAAAGCTTTTAAGAATTCAGCTTGGGTTGGTTATACAGGAACACCAATGTTCGATGAAACAACTAATGGTATGCGTACTGAAGATGTTTTTGGACCATTGTTACACGCTTATACCATTCGTGAAGCAATAGCAGATAGAAATGTTTTAGGTTTTAAAGTGGATTTTGAGACAACTATTGATGAAGAGCAAATGAAATTAAAATATCTACCGAATTTCTATAGAGAACGTTATCCGAAGTGGACTGAAGAAAAAATTATAGAAAAGATTAATAATATAAGTCAAGAAGATATGGATGATGCGGTTGAAGCAAGTTTCTATGATGAAAATCCAGATCACATCAAGTTAGTAGTTGAAGATATTTTCAAAAACTGGCGAAATCGTTCAAATGAAGGTAAGTATAATGCACTATTTACCACTCATGTTGGTGGTGGAAAAGCCAGTATTCCAATGGCAATGATGTATTTTAATGAATTTAGGCGGGTAAATGCTGAAAATATGAAGAATGGTGGACAAACATTAAAAGTAGCAGTTACATTTAGTCAAAACTCATCCAATAATGATAGTATGCTTGATACTAATAAAGGCTTACATGATGCTATTAAAGCCTATAACAAAGAATTTCATACAAGCTTTGGCATGGATGATGTAGCAGGATATACACAAGATGTTACTAGTCGTTTGGATAAAACTGCTAAAGACAAGAAGTTCTTAGATATTGTGATTGTAGTAGATCAACTTTTGACTGGATTCGATGCTCCAGAACTTAATACTCTTTATGTAGATAGAACTCTTAAAGGGGCTGGACTTATTCAAGCCTATTCAAGAACAAATCGTATTGCTGATATGCAAGAAAAACCTTGGGGGCGTATTGTAAATTATCGTTGGCCTGCTCAAAATGAGAAATTGATGAATCAAGCTCTCGCAATTTATGCTAATAAAGCTTCTGCAATTTTATCAGAAGATGAACAACGTAATTCTAACCAAAAGGATGGTATTATAGCTAAACCTTTTGAAGATGTATTTAATGAAGTTAAGGAAGTTGTTGAGAAATTAGGCAGCTTAACTAATGAGTTTCAACAATTACCACCTTCTGAGAAGCAAAAGGAATATATGCTTGATTTGCTGCGTGATTATAATGTTGGTATGGCTAAATTAAAACAATATTCACCTGAAGAAGTTGATGGAAATGCAGTAGGTTTCAATTATGAAAATCCAGATGAGTTAGTTGAAAAATTAGGAATGACTAGTGAAGAGGAAACTATGCTTACTACAGTTTTAACCAATGAGCTTAAACAACATATATCAAAAGAAAAGAAAATTCCTTTTTATCAAATTGAGTTAAAAATGACTCATGTGAAGGATGTTAAAATAGATTATGATTATTTAACTGAATTGGTGGAAAAATTATTGAATCAAGTGCATGATGGCAAGAAACAAGAAGCCCAAGTTACCAAAGAGAAAATTGATCAATTTGCCAATGGTTTGGAAGATAGAAATTATGCTGCGAAGATTATGAATGCAGCAATAGCTATTATTAAAGGGTATTTTCCACCAGAAGGCTCTAATCTTAAATATCCAGTAAAATTGAGAGATAGTGAACAAATTATTCAAGCAGCTAATAATGTCAGCCTTGATAGAATGTTCTTAGATTTTCGAGTAAAGTGGGGAATTACAGATATTATAACAAGTGCTCAGATGCGTGAATTATTTAGTCGTCATCGTTATGGTATGCAAGATCTAGATGATACTGGTCAAATTCGAGACATAATTGCAAAAGCAACTGTGGATTATAAGACATTAGCACATAGCGAAGAGGTACAAGCTTTGTCTAAAATCAAGTACCGTAATGGTTTGCGTGATGCTATTTATGAATTAGCTGATGAATTAGTAGAAAATTAA
- a CDS encoding restriction endonuclease subunit S — protein MEKNNNKPKLRFLGFTKPWEQRKLSELVTLVVREVPKPTESYEKISVRSHAKGTFHQKIENPDDVAMDKLFVVRENDLIVNITFAWEHAIAVANKEDDGLLVSHRFPTYTMSNSDVGFIKYVVSQENFRRKMEMISPGGAGRNRVLDKKGFLDIKIIAPIEIEEQNKIGVIFTKLDYLINLHQRKLNHLQDKKKSLLQKMFPKNGKDFPELRFPGFTDPWEQRKLGNIVNIRSGRDYKHLSEGEIPVYGTGGYMLSVNKALSYKEDAIGIGRKGTINKPYILRAPFWTVDTLFYAVPENDNDLNFVYDIFQNINWKQKHESTGVPSLSKAVINNIDILIPDNKEQNQIGGFFQNIDNFITLHQRKLNHLKEQKKALLQQMFV, from the coding sequence ATGGAAAAAAACAACAATAAACCAAAGCTGAGATTTCTGGGATTCACCAAACCATGGGAGCAGCGTAAGTTAAGTGAGCTTGTCACACTGGTTGTTCGAGAAGTACCAAAACCAACGGAATCTTATGAAAAAATCTCTGTTCGTTCTCATGCAAAAGGGACATTTCATCAGAAAATCGAAAATCCTGATGATGTTGCAATGGATAAATTGTTCGTTGTAAGAGAGAACGACTTAATTGTAAATATTACTTTTGCATGGGAACATGCTATTGCTGTTGCAAACAAAGAAGATGATGGATTGCTTGTTTCTCACCGTTTTCCGACGTATACTATGAGTAATTCTGATGTTGGCTTTATAAAATATGTTGTTTCTCAGGAGAATTTCCGAAGGAAAATGGAAATGATTTCCCCAGGTGGTGCTGGACGAAATCGAGTGTTAGACAAGAAAGGTTTTTTGGACATTAAGATCATTGCACCGATTGAAATTGAAGAGCAGAACAAAATCGGGGTTATTTTCACGAAACTCGATTACCTTATCAATCTTCATCAGCGTAAGTTAAATCACTTGCAAGATAAGAAGAAAAGTTTGTTACAAAAGATGTTTCCGAAAAATGGTAAAGATTTTCCAGAACTTCGTTTTCCAGGATTTACTGACCCTTGGGAACAGCGTAAGCTTGGAAATATAGTCAATATTAGAAGCGGAAGAGACTACAAACACCTTTCAGAAGGTGAAATTCCTGTTTATGGAACAGGTGGATATATGCTGAGTGTGAATAAAGCTTTGTCATATAAAGAAGATGCAATAGGTATTGGTAGAAAAGGTACAATTAATAAACCATACATATTGAGAGCACCTTTTTGGACTGTGGACACATTATTTTATGCAGTTCCTGAGAATGATAATGATTTAAATTTTGTTTATGATATTTTTCAAAATATAAATTGGAAACAGAAACATGAATCAACAGGTGTGCCAAGTTTATCCAAAGCTGTTATTAATAATATAGATATTTTGATACCTGATAATAAGGAACAGAACCAAATAGGTGGCTTTTTCCAAAATATCGACAACTTTATCACCCTTCATCAGCGTAAGTTAAATCACTTGAAAGAACAAAAAAAAGCATTATTACAACAGATGTTTGTATAA
- a CDS encoding Na+/H+ antiporter, with the protein MFTYILILLICILCSNIISRFIPFLSVPIIQIAMGALISIIYSEFKIELDPHTFLVMFIAPLLFCDGKKADKRSLWKQKKNILLMALALVGVTVILVGLLINQLIPAISLPAAFALAAALSPTDYVAVSALSKKISLPKRIIHLIEGEGLMNDASGLVCFKFALAAAVTGTFSLFNATTNFLMVSIGGIIAGLVLEHILINFERWIKNLGMEDTTVEILLQILTPYIIYIISEEVFKVSGILAVVVAGMVFSLSSKRLRTKNAKLNAVSSNTWSVIVYILNGFIFIIVGLQLPNIIKTAFKETSINNMMAIIDVLLITLALLVIRFLWVIFMYKFGGEKCDVKEDKFKFHAALLTSLSGVRGGVTLATVLSIPLILDNGEEFPQRTIILFLAVGVILATLLIATFILPIFAKKDKTEDINWSEALNKAQIKVWIDTINKLKLEIDNKKYIHFTINEYRYRINQLKHGNSYYKNWNRSSKEYKKWMILFYKKEIENTKKLLKEEKIEESTAHAYEKEVRNKIKLISSVEGFSLLVKETLERISLYILNIRRIRDILREMQNKKKSKQHLRDIALKELHSTNAEYIIEYAKSNITSENEETLKEIILYYQGVYLISNRLRLAKINKYEKKKADIKAMQLERNVIQSLFENGEISWNIASVLRKNLNYIESDLLR; encoded by the coding sequence ATGTTTACATATATTTTAATACTATTAATATGTATTTTATGCTCAAATATAATAAGTAGGTTTATACCATTCTTATCAGTGCCCATCATACAAATTGCAATGGGAGCATTAATTTCAATAATATATTCTGAATTCAAAATTGAGCTTGATCCACATACATTCTTAGTAATGTTCATTGCTCCGCTTCTTTTCTGCGATGGGAAAAAAGCAGATAAAAGGTCATTATGGAAACAAAAGAAAAATATACTTTTGATGGCATTAGCTTTAGTTGGTGTAACAGTAATATTAGTTGGATTACTCATAAATCAGTTAATACCAGCTATTTCATTACCAGCAGCATTTGCACTTGCAGCAGCTTTATCACCAACGGATTATGTTGCCGTAAGTGCACTTTCAAAAAAGATTTCGCTTCCAAAGAGGATAATACATCTTATAGAAGGTGAAGGTCTTATGAATGATGCATCAGGACTTGTATGTTTTAAATTTGCATTAGCAGCAGCAGTAACTGGAACATTTTCATTGTTTAATGCAACTACAAATTTTTTAATGGTGTCTATTGGAGGAATTATTGCTGGACTAGTTTTAGAACACATTCTAATTAACTTTGAACGATGGATAAAAAATCTTGGAATGGAAGACACTACAGTTGAAATTTTACTTCAAATTCTAACTCCATATATAATATATATTATATCGGAAGAAGTATTTAAAGTTTCAGGTATATTAGCTGTTGTTGTGGCTGGAATGGTATTTTCATTATCATCTAAAAGATTAAGAACCAAAAATGCAAAATTAAATGCAGTATCATCAAATACATGGTCTGTTATAGTATATATTCTAAATGGATTTATATTTATAATAGTTGGATTACAATTACCTAATATAATTAAAACTGCGTTTAAAGAAACTTCAATAAATAACATGATGGCTATTATAGATGTTTTATTAATAACATTGGCTTTACTTGTAATTAGATTTTTGTGGGTTATATTTATGTATAAATTTGGGGGAGAAAAATGTGATGTGAAAGAAGATAAGTTTAAGTTTCATGCTGCTCTTTTAACTTCACTTTCAGGAGTAAGAGGAGGGGTTACATTAGCTACGGTTCTTTCAATTCCTTTAATATTGGATAATGGAGAAGAATTTCCACAAAGAACAATTATTTTATTTTTGGCTGTTGGAGTAATTTTAGCTACTCTTCTTATTGCAACTTTTATATTGCCTATATTTGCTAAAAAAGATAAAACTGAAGACATAAATTGGTCTGAAGCCTTGAATAAAGCACAAATAAAGGTTTGGATTGATACTATAAATAAATTAAAATTAGAAATTGATAACAAAAAATATATTCATTTTACCATAAATGAATATAGGTATCGTATTAATCAATTAAAACATGGAAATTCTTATTATAAGAACTGGAATAGAAGTAGCAAAGAATATAAGAAGTGGATGATCTTATTCTATAAAAAGGAAATTGAAAATACTAAAAAATTATTAAAGGAAGAAAAAATAGAGGAGTCAACTGCACATGCTTATGAAAAAGAAGTTAGAAATAAAATAAAATTAATATCATCTGTAGAAGGCTTTTCACTATTAGTAAAAGAAACATTGGAAAGAATCTCCCTATATATACTTAATATAAGGAGAATTAGGGATATATTAAGAGAAATGCAAAACAAAAAGAAAAGTAAGCAGCATTTAAGGGATATAGCACTCAAAGAACTTCATTCCACTAATGCTGAATACATAATAGAATATGCTAAATCTAATATTACATCTGAAAATGAAGAAACGCTTAAGGAAATAATTTTATATTATCAAGGGGTGTATTTGATATCAAATAGGCTTAGATTAGCAAAAATAAATAAATATGAAAAGAAAAAAGCTGATATTAAGGCAATGCAATTAGAAAGGAATGTTATACAATCGTTATTTGAAAATGGAGAGATTAGTTGGAATATAGCATCTGTACTCAGAAAAAATTTAAATTATATTGAAAGTGATTTATTAAGATAA
- the rhuM gene encoding RhuM family protein: MNEIQFLMYDSDEKIEVVMKDETIWATQKAIAELFDVGVSAISKHFKNIFESGELDEKVVISVLENTTKHGAIEGKTQTKQVKFYNLDAIISVGYRVNSQKATKFRIWATDILKDYIKKGFKIDVERMKQGENVFGKDYFRELLETVRSIRASERRIWQQITDVFAEISYDYDKNSEITKKFYATIQNKFHFAITGKTAAEIIYDSADRDKEHMGLTTWKNSPNGRILQSDVLVAKNYLSEKEIRGLERNVSAYFDYVERLLENETLLSMEDFAVSIDEFLKFNRYEILKGYGHISHNTAKEKAIEEYQEFNKNQKIVSDFDKEIRKIKGDSNGKKQQ; this comes from the coding sequence ATGAACGAGATACAATTTTTAATGTATGATTCAGATGAAAAAATTGAAGTCGTGATGAAGGATGAAACAATCTGGGCGACACAAAAAGCTATAGCTGAGCTTTTTGATGTGGGTGTTTCTGCTATAAGTAAACATTTTAAAAACATTTTTGAGTCTGGAGAGCTTGATGAGAAAGTGGTTATTTCCGTTTTGGAAAATACCACGAAGCATGGTGCTATAGAAGGAAAAACACAAACAAAACAGGTCAAGTTTTATAATCTGGATGCCATTATTTCAGTTGGCTATCGTGTTAATTCTCAAAAAGCAACAAAGTTTAGAATTTGGGCCACTGATATTTTGAAAGACTATATCAAAAAAGGATTTAAGATTGATGTTGAGCGCATGAAGCAAGGTGAGAATGTTTTCGGTAAAGATTACTTCCGTGAGTTACTTGAAACTGTACGCTCAATTAGAGCAAGTGAACGTAGAATTTGGCAACAAATTACAGATGTGTTTGCAGAAATTTCATATGACTATGATAAAAATTCAGAAATCACAAAAAAATTTTATGCAACTATTCAAAATAAATTTCATTTTGCGATAACTGGTAAAACAGCTGCAGAAATTATTTATGATAGTGCAGATAGAGATAAAGAACATATGGGACTCACTACTTGGAAGAATTCTCCTAACGGGCGAATTTTGCAATCTGATGTGCTTGTGGCCAAAAATTACTTATCAGAAAAGGAAATTCGTGGTCTTGAACGTAACGTCTCAGCTTATTTTGATTATGTTGAGCGACTTCTTGAAAATGAAACGTTGTTATCTATGGAAGATTTTGCGGTAAGTATTGATGAATTTTTGAAATTCAATCGTTATGAAATCTTAAAGGGTTATGGACATATTTCTCATAACACCGCTAAAGAGAAGGCAATAGAAGAATATCAAGAGTTTAACAAAAATCAAAAAATAGTTTCTGATTTTGATAAGGAAATCAGAAAGATTAAAGGAGATAGCAATGGAAAAAAACAACAATAA